A single region of the Brachypodium distachyon strain Bd21 chromosome 3, Brachypodium_distachyon_v3.0, whole genome shotgun sequence genome encodes:
- the LOC100830018 gene encoding uncharacterized protein LOC100830018 yields MASPAASAEFARETARQSLIAISQSVPDLPNPKVKPPSTPVANGYHDDGADNCRSKLISISDLSCPDALPTPCPPKNVATV; encoded by the coding sequence ATGGCCTCGCCAGCAGCATCTGCAGAGTTCGCCCGGGAAACTGCTCGTCAGTCTCTGATCGCTATCTCCCAGTCCGTTCCAGACCTCCCAAACCCCAAGGTCAAGCCGCCGAGCACCCCTGTGGCAAACGGATACCACGACGACGGGGCAGATAACTGCAGATCGAAGCTGATCTCTATCTCGGACCTGTCGTGTCCTGATGCCCTGCCCACGCCGTGCCCGCCAAAGAATGTTGCAACCGTGTAA